Below is a genomic region from Thunnus thynnus chromosome 22, fThuThy2.1, whole genome shotgun sequence.
CAGTTTCCTCATCAtcactccacacagatctgatgttttcagctcttcagtgatgtttaagtcacatgattcatgcatgtcatcatttattcgttcagtctgtttacatttgctttttatccacacagctactgttacacctcagacaacaagaaaaactttgttgcaatattttgactttttttcccatttccagtgtttccacgctgtgctttttaaatgagcaaattgaaaatgtgcattaacACAGGTGGATATAAAGGGAAAATTGGAGAAATTACAGCAACGAAAGAAGAGACAgatagaaaaatgtataaaaaggaTATATACCAGTaacaaaaaaatctctgttATGAAGCTTAACCAGTAAATTTGTGTACAAAAGTGTCCACCTCATGAACCCTTAGAGACCCGCAGGGGTGTCTGTGATCTCCGctgacattactgtctttcagagacTGGGCTTTGTTTTAACACTAGTATCatggtatcatatgaaactagacaACCTAAGGCATCCATTGAtaccaaccatgtcatgctagcttgttGGGAAGGGGGCTAAATTACGTTTACGCTACATTTTGGTGAAGGAAAAACTTGCATGGCCATTTCAAAGGGGTCCTTcgacctctcacctcaagatatctgagTGAAAATGGGTTCTGTGGGTACCCACAAGactcccctttacagacatgcccacttcATGCTAACCCCATGCGGTTTTTTGCTTGCAGTATGAATGTGTAATTGTCGCCTAgtctaaaaatggtgtatttgaatatttctgcatacttgGGTacctaaacagtcttggaattgcataaattgggtctgactggaaagctgagactgtTGTAGATTCAATGAGACcaactgtattcatgtgtgatgatgttagtccccacagtagccatttcattgAAATGAGActattttttgaaacttgaccaCATTGTATAAAATGAGCTAATGTAACCTTTAGGATATTCaaagcctcatgaaactttacaaccacaaactagagacaaAGGACATTCAGAGGATTTATGGTTTTCTTTGggtatattgacaataagggATTTCTGAACAATTTCTAGAACAGAAGTGCTCGCCATCTAATCactgaaaaatgcaattcttacagaaatctccaaatgtcaaaagtttttgatatcaaatcacagcatgaatttttctatggtTTCTCAAGGTCTTGGTGtattaatgtggtattttgagggatttttgaccatttttatcagTTCTCGAGGGGTCAAGAATGGTTtgattttgcaccaaatctgtgtaaccAATGGTAGcaacccaaaaattgctgcaacaacttatgagaTGTAACTGAGCATGGGAATGGCCATCATAcacttccatcataatgttctaagccctTATACACTAAACTTCCAAAATTTGAATAGACACCTAACCAAAACAcactgttgacctgctatctccccctaaaAATCCACTGTACCTccctaaaaaagacaaaaatgggtcTATGGTGGGTCTCTGTTAACATACATGAAGgtggcaaaatattaggaacacttccattataatgcactccagtacaccaccaccacccactacaacctcaataataaacatgaagtagaattatcaccttcctgacaatgtcaacaaaaactgaaaatgtacaagtttcataaaaatgtagaatttatggcagagctgttattggattgcattagattgcacaggtgttcctaataaagtgctcactGAGTGTATTTCTATAATATCTATACCAGATAGATTAGTATGTATGCATAATCAATACAATATTATCAAgcataatgtaaaaaaataatacataaacacaacatacacacaatatatgataatatatcataattattatataatatatgcaataatatttcatttttaattgaaattaatAATCTTTACATCATATAAAATTATGAGTTTGATGAGTTTTATCTCAGACTtcatattatttaatttattctttatttttgtttttttatattacaaGGTGAAGGGATGAGGGACGAAAGAAAATTCAATGTAATTTGAGAAGTCAGTAAGgagataatgtgtgtgtatagatagagagacagcagtgtgttgtgtgtaaagcGTTTAGAGTTTCTTCAGTAGATAATCAGCTTCCTCTGGTGGTAAAAAAACAGCACTGCAACCATTTATCACTTTAACCAAACTCATATGAATTTATCCTTAAGTTTAGTTTTCAATCCAAGTTCATTATTATGATAGTCCATCTTTCATTACCATTCTGGTTAACATTCAGAATGTTTTGCAAAAAGattaaattttaaacatttcaaaaatggCTCATGATATgtaaaatatactatatatatatatatgtatatatgtatatatgtatatgtatatatgtatatgtatatatatttgcaACCCCAATGCAATTTTTGACTGACCACCAAAAACATCTTTATAATTTTCTGAGATATTTTatcttcacattttacagattcatttatctgttaaattatattttctgtatattttcttttccttcctcaaTGTGTTAAATTATGTTTCATAGCTTTCTCTATGATGACAAGatatttttccccattttcatttttattttttgtctaaaacagtcaaattaaaCAATCTTACCTCTTAAAAATGCCAGAATCAGCCTTAAAAACTCATTATGTGTAATGTAGGTGTAATTATTGAATGTAAACTCCCAGTGAGGTCATTTAAAACCCCCACGTTCCCAGATACAATACAGTCGACATGGTGTCCTCAGTGGCAATATTTAGCCTTGGCCATAACCCAATATTTGGTGACACAATCAGTTTGGGAAGTAATGACAGGCAGGAAGTGAGTTTTAATTCAAACAGGTAACTAATCCCTGAGTCATGAATATCAGTGATATCAATCATCCTGCAGATACCATtaatctgtttgtgttgtgacGTATTGCCATTTCAAACAGTGTAGCTACTACAGATGGAAACTCAGCCATCTGAACTCAAGTGGCAAAGTCAGTTTCTAATTATAtgaataaaactgtgtgtaagAGCAGACCAGAAGTTAGGAAAGAGTACAGTAAacctgacatttttaaaaacaatctcTAGCATCATATGTTTCATTAGGCTAATAAGGACGTCATGATGTGACATTTCATcattaactgtgttttaattacAGGTGTGTTAACTGctgtatattgtatttattagtCTTTTTAGCAAGGGGAAGTTTGTCATTGGAAGTCCATTTCCACAAGGAAATTTTGGAATTACGAAATTTTCATGGTGAAccaaaattatgatttattaatataaaGTCTTTGGTTTGGTCGTAAAACAACCTACACATAACATGCTTGTCAAAATAttcatcaaacaaacaaacagacaaaaagatgcattttcaatcaaacatgaaacatgggcatgcaaaaacacaaaatacaaaatattggTTTACTAAAATAATGAGTCATAAATATCACCCCTTAAGTCAAAATTGAATCAAAATTAAGATCGTATGTCAAAATTGTAACTTACTATCATAGTTTTGATTTACTATCTCAAAATTATGCATAAATAATATCAGTTtagacatttttgtttgattatctcataattttgatgtAGTCAACTTCACAATTTGGATTTAAACATCATAATTTTGCTCTACTACCTGCCTTTTAGTAGGCTAAGACAAAATTTTGACTTGACAGTCTCATTTGataatttttacttaaaaaatcaaatttgagaATAGACTGTCATAATTTTGATCTAGTTAATCTTATAATTTGGATTCAGTGAATCAAAATGGTGACATTTAATGACATAATTTTTATCCAATTAGAAAGTAAAAATTTTGACTTAACGTGagaattttctatttttctcaatccttttgacatttttactctACTTCAACTGTAAATGTGTaactgtttttgtctcttcctGACTTCCACACTTTTCCCGCCTCCCTCCGCTTTACGGATAATCCCGAGTGCTGCCGAGCTCAGGTGACTCATCGCTGCGAGGTCCGAAGGTGAGTCAGCTGGGCGGGGCGAGCGGCACCCCCAAATATGGGCGGGAACGAGCGCGTCGACGGAAGCTGTCGCACCATATTTGGAATGTGAACAGCCATTGACGGGAGGCGCGAGGACTGACGGTTGCGGGTGGGGGTTCCATATACACACAACGCAGGCGCTCGCGCTTACGCAGTGAAACTCACAGCACGCGCacaagcagaggaggaagagaagttCTGAGCGAAGAAAAAGTGAAGAGATTTGAGCCGAAGAGGTGAAATTCTGCCGATAAAGCGGtgagtttatttctgtttcGCTACACGCGGAgaaagcaaagtttatttaacTTCCTTTCACCTGTTTGAAAGCAGAGAAGAAGCGGAAACGTGCGTCACAGCGtcagacaggtgtgtttactgtCGTCCTGCTCGTGTCGCAATGAAGGAAGCGCTTCAGCTGACATTTACAGCCGTTTGTTTAGCTTATAAACACAACTTTTAATGCTGCTTGTGCATCTATCAAGTGCTGAAATAATGTGTCAAATATCCGATTTATCAATACACCGATCATTAATCAATACTAGGTTAAAGTTTAAACGTGTAAGTCGTTTTGTTTGATGGAAATCTGCGTAGAAAACGTGACTTACTTTCCTCTGTCACATGTCAGTTAAAATTACAACTTCTTTAATTTAGTGCTGAAACGATTAGCTAGTCAAATAATTGATTGATCAATAATTAATTGCCTTATTAACAGCTTAACAGCTTTTctacagttgtttatttttcttaatagGCCCAGCAAACATTTACTGCTTTCAGCTTCTTCAATGTTTATTACTTTTTctattttacacaaaaaaaaacttcacattAATTGTGTTACTTCTATTTCACACTGAAACAATCAGACAGGTATCATCAACAACTATCCtgccaatcaatcaatcagtttgtcaagcaaaaagtgaaatatttgctaaaatgtgaagatatgttgcttttctgtgtttttctttatgatTATAAACTGTGAGGACAACTAatagacaaaatgaatgaagaaaaagatCAATAAGtgtattgataatgaaaataaacctgAATTGCAGCCCTACTTTTACTCTCAGTCAGACAGGATACTCAGCTACCTGCAGCTCTCTaatgcagtggttctcaaagtggggtccggggacccccccaggggtccttgaggcaGTTTCAGGGCGTCCACAGCAAAAAGAGGAATCACTTATTTTGACTCCATAAATAACACGGTGACAgaaatgtgtgagtgttttggttttcatacactttctgtaataaaacatctaaaagtcTGATCAGACGGGGGTTTGTGGTCTAGTTTGTGGGGTCGTTGATGTGAGACGGTCTGTGAACCACTGACCTGATGTTCCTCCCTGCTCTGTCTTGTGTTGACAAATTAGGGAAATTGAAATCCCATGGTCTTAATTTCATTTAAGGTAATTTGTCATTATGTCATTCTGTGTGTCGGTAAACAGGgaacgacacacacacacacacacacacacacacacacaccgcacaGAAAACAGTCTGATGATGGTTTGAAATGTGcaggaaaagaggaaacattGAAATATCAATGAAAGTAAAAGTCAGCTGTTAGCTGTTTGTGTAGCAGCTATTAGCAGCTAACCAGTGAATTAACAACAGAAACtacaatttcatttatttatttatcacaagTATGTTTGCTGTTGTACTTCAATACTTTCTTAGTACAAACTAATtcaaaaagtatcaaaaattagctaaattattttataatttagcTAATTTTAGACTGTTATATTTAGTCAAAGCTGTTAAaaagctgcttgtgtttagacaaaATTAAAGACACGTATTTATTTTACACCTGAACTGTTTTTAACTTCCTGCAGGTTTTAAACTCTGCAGGAAGTTTCtggttttctttatgtttaaattaaaacagacgTAGAAAAGTTGCAGTGATTTTGAAAATCAAGTTTCGATGTTTTTAAAGggattttaaaggttttaaagcAGATTGTTAGAAATGCAGCACAtggtttttaaaagttttgctCGTCAGTcagatgaaaagtcagtttTCCTCCATTAAAAAAGGAACTTTGGTGCAGATTCacagtttattttcatcttttgtctAAACGATCTCAACCGACGAGTTTCAGGTCGCAGTTTGTTTCCATGATGAacagaaagtgttttttctgaCGTGTGTTTGTACAATGAGGTTTAACATtatacaccaacacacacacacacacacacaaacacacacacacacacacacacacacacacacacacacacacacacacacaccgctgtGTGAAATGTTGTCAGAGAGGCGGCAGGCTGAGGAGGCATTTAGCAGGAGACAGAGACATGACTCACAATTTAACTTGATCTGCAGCAGTTTCAGCAACATCAATACTGTCTCTGTCTGCACAGAGTTTCCCAAAACCTTCACAATATTACATTTCCCCCcgagacgcacacacacacacacacacacacgcacacacacacacacacacacacacactctctttcgaACTAAAGTGCTGCTTAGAAATATAGTTTGAATCATCAGTCTGCTGTTATTCTGTTGCTGTAACCAACAACGAGCTAACAGCTGCAACCaaatattattttcactattgattaatctgattagttgtttggtccataaaatgctgaaaaatgttgatcagtgtttcccaagatgtcaaatgttttgttttatccacaactcaaagatatttagtttatcgTCATAGAGACGaaagaaaccataaaatattcacattcaagaagctgaaatcagagaatttggactttttctttgtaaaaaaatgactcaaaacaattaattggtCATCAAGATAGTtggctaatcaattaattgaataattgttgcagctcttaaTGTGTCAGTAAATCTTTAGATGATCATTCCTGATGTAGAGAGCAGCAGCGATTCATCGATTagtgtgcaaataaataaataaaataaacttgtgGCTTTTAGAGGAAACATCACATGAAATACATCATCAAGCAGCAACATGTCGTCGGGGTTCAGAAGCATCATTTGTAGTTTTATAAGAAGCTTTTTCAACgtcagcaggaaactgaagtgaagGATCGTCAGCTGAAGCTCTGATGGgagagttttatttttacaggcGAGAGGAAGATTGTTATCTGTTCTGTGGAAAGTTAAATATTCTCAGTTTAAAGCGGCAATCAGCTGCCATGCTGTCTGACTGGTTTTATGTtcaggcgtgtgtgtgtgtgtgtgtgtgtaggtgtgtgtaggtgtgtgtgtgtgtgtgtgtgtaggtgtgtgtaggtgtgtgtgtgtaggtgtgtgtgacGGCTCCGGTGGTATTAACAGGCTTTGCGTGTGTGTTGTAGgcgtgtctgtctgtcaggtcGTACCTCCCTCAGGTTACTCAGAGTCAAACACTAAAAATTCAGATctcaatagtgtgtgtgtgtgtgtgtgtgtgtgtgtgtgtgtgtgtttgtaggggtgtgtgtgtgtgtgggtgtgtgtgtgtgtgtgtgtttgtaggtgtgtgtgtagaggtgtgtgtgtttttacccGTCTGAACTTGATTAACTGCTGATAAGAGCATTCCTGTCGATTTCAGAGGATCCACAATTCAGTACTTCACTAAGAATTTACTAATAAacaattactgtaaaataataatatttaataataataataatgaaataccACATTTCAGAACCAGGTTAGTGATTGTTTGAGATCAGCCAACAACTTAAGTAGAAAATAGAGTTAAAGTTTGAGTTTTTCAGAAAGCAAATCAATGAAATTTAAGTGAAGTTTGCAACAGAGTGCTGTCTAATTAGCAGTCATTCTATTACCACAGGCTGGAACTGatgattaattttttattattgattcatctatCAATTACTTGTCAATTAAGTGATGAAAGATTTcttctaaaatgtcagaaaatactgaaaaactcCTTGTTACAAGTCCAACATCTTTAAATATGACCAACAAGATgttgaaaagtcttaaaaacatttaattctgtttccttaaaaaaaaaaggtcttagaaatgatttaaaagccttaaattgaatttattatAATTCGTGGTTGCTGTAGACGGTGATGTTAGTTCTGACTGCTGCTgtaaacttttttctttgtatttgttctCCTCCgttattaaaaatgtgacaCGAACATTTACAGGGTAatattgtgtttacatgaagcatttttactgtatttttataaacCAGAAGTTCAACAACTTAAACTCTCTGGAACAAAACTCTTCCAGTGAATGTTGGCTAGTTGTGACGTTTATTTAACCTCAGATAAACCCCACGAAactaaaaataaagattaaaaacaaaaagtagaaCAGACGCCTGAACAATCCAGAAAAACTGGCTGTGAAACTGTGTCACATCcagatttttaaatcttttGTGTCGACCGACggtaaaaatgtgttgttgttttttttcaggtcGGTGCTAAATCATCCTGATCGACCAATCACCTGCCTCCTCTGTGACATCACCAGCTCAGCTCCTGATAGACTGATACTGGATTATTGATACGCCTGAGCCACAGCAAAGCAGACGACACCTGATAAAGGAATATTTGTGAAGTTTCAGCACATTAAAGTTTGTTTATATCGTGACTGTGGTCAAATTCTTCCTTATTGATcagacaatcaatcaataagtCCTCCTAAAGAGGAGAAAAGGTCATCAATGGCAGCTTCAGAGCTGATCCAGGACAGCGGTGATATCCGCCCTCATGTGGAAGCTGACGTGACCACAACAAACCCCACTTtgcctcctcatcctcccaTGGTCGCCAACGGTAACCCGGCTCGCCACGCCACCTCGCCGCCGCTCCCCGGCGACGCCCACGACGGCAAAAACAAGCACGAACGCAGCAAACTGAGCAGTCTGCTGCAGAACCAGCTGATCCACTCGCTGAGCAGCGGCCTGAGGCGACACTGCGACTACGTGAAGATCTCCGTGCCGGAGGAGCGCGCCAACCGCCTCCCCAAAGAGTGGTGGAAGACGGGCGTGGCCTTCCTCTACGCCCTCTTCAACCTCTTCTTCACCACCGTCGTCATCACCATCGTCCACGAGAGGGTGCCGGACAAGTCGGTGAGCCCGCCGCTGCCTGACAAGTTCTTCGATTACGTGGACCGAGTCCCCTGGGCCTTCACCGTCACCGAGGTCAACGGGCTGATCCTGGTCGGACTTTGGTTCGTCCAATGGATCTTCCTCAAACACAAGTGAGCTCTAGTTTCAGTAGAAATacagagtagagctgcaacgattagtccaatgattgattagttgattgatagactcacaggtcagtcagtcagtaaacaCCTCACTTATGGAGACTAAGAACGATCTCCTAGTCTTTAGTGTCTTTATGGAGACATTACTTCTGGTATGGCGTatccttgacaaaatgtaaggggcGTAGCTTTGTTAGACTCACATGTCAGTAAACGCTTTGCTTAAAGAGAGTGAGGACGATCTCCCAGCttttgttgttaaaactgggtggaaaccattagagagtttaaaaaacctgcattgcagaaccaatccaGAGTCTTCAGGGCGTGATGGCGTGTCCTGAACCAAATGTTAGGGGCGTAGCTTTGTTAGACTCACATGTCAGTCAGTAAACGCTTCGCTTAAAGAGAGTGAGGACGATCTCCCAGCTTCtgttgttaaaactgggtggaaaccattagagatttttaaaaaaaaacctgcattgcagaaccaatccaGAGTCTTCAGGGCGTGATGGCGTGTCCTGAACCAAATGTAAGGGGCGTAGCTTTGTTAGCGGCCGTTCAAGCAACTACTGTTCTTTAAGAAATCCCCAGACTTCGGTAGGTGGAGAGCTCTGATTGTCTGGTGCCGCCAGAtgagtcgatcaacagaaaattaatcgccaactattttcaCAACAGAATAATCATATAgtcttattttttaaagcaaaaataccaaatattcagtcgttgcagcttctcaaatatgagaaatttgaagtttttctgtgtcaaacatgacagtaaactgaatatttctgtgttgatcagacaaaacgagacatttgaagacgttgTGTTGAcctttaagaaattataacacatttttctttatacattttaaagacaagACAGTTAATAGATTAGTGGATTataataatggttagttgcagccccatcagcaactatttcaatatgagaataatcatttttttaatatgtagCGAGAATATTTACCAATCTAACAGAATAGACAAGGACAGAAGAACGTTGCTCGTTGAAGCTGTTGTCACACCATCAGTaataattatacaaatgtccaaacacaaaatataaacacaatcatttatgtatttttggagagaaaacaTGTTGTTCAGCTGGTCCTTTCTCTAAAGATCGTGAACCCAAACCAGACAGCGTCTCCAGAAGCGAAGCTAAAAACAGTCCGGTCCCTAAACAGACACTTTCACaaaccttcttacaaacaagtatgttCATACAATGACCTGATTGATCTAAATGGTCGATTAATACCTTTTTAAACAAGGACGTCCTTCAACTTTAGCTTGTCGAGGTACCTCCAGATCCACACAGTCTCTAAGACAAAGATACaaacaaccctcagatagaaacacgTTCATGAGGTCAACTGGACTAGGACGTCACATTCAgttgaaaacaacatttgtaacatatatttattaaatgataaCCTATCAATCAGTTTTCTCTCACGTTGCTCATCTTTATTAAAGTTTCTCGTCTCTCTCTGCAGAGCTATCGTGGGTCGTCGCTGTTTCTTCCTGATCGGGACTCTCTACATGTATCGCTGCGTCACCATGTACATCACAACGCTGCCGGTGCCTGGAAAACACATGGTCTGCGCTCCcaaggtacaaacacacacacacacattaactgtATGTTTACCTGTTGTTTACATACAGTTCACCATCAgtaactgttttgtttgtttctctgtgcaGCTTTACAACAACTCGACCGGGAAGATCTGGAGGATTCTGAGGCTGATATCAGGAGGAGGTAACAGCAACAAACTATTGGGAATGATTGTTATAAACTGACAGCTTTTCTTTCATACTTTGACTGTGAAACAGGCATTCAATTGTGTTCTGTTTggtattaaaaatgtctttaaaagtcttaaatgtaACTTGAAGCCTGTAAGAAGTAAATTTAATGTCAGTTTACTCGCGTACAGCGAACTGAAGCTCTTGCTtatcatgtgtttgtttgtttgtttgtttgtttgttgcatgCAGGTTTGTCTCTGACTGGTTCCCACTTGATGTGCGGTGACTTCCTGTACAGCGGTCACACCGTCATGTTGACTCTGTCCTACCTCTTCATCAAAGAGTGTGAgtgtacacgcacacacacacaacacacacacacacacacacacaac
It encodes:
- the LOC137174333 gene encoding phosphatidylcholine:ceramide cholinephosphotransferase 2-like, yielding MAASELIQDSGDIRPHVEADVTTTNPTLPPHPPMVANGNPARHATSPPLPGDAHDGKNKHERSKLSSLLQNQLIHSLSSGLRRHCDYVKISVPEERANRLPKEWWKTGVAFLYALFNLFFTTVVITIVHERVPDKSVSPPLPDKFFDYVDRVPWAFTVTEVNGLILVGLWFVQWIFLKHKAIVGRRCFFLIGTLYMYRCVTMYITTLPVPGKHMVCAPKLYNNSTGKIWRILRLISGGGLSLTGSHLMCGDFLYSGHTVMLTLSYLFIKEYSPRWMWWYHWFCWLLSASGVVCILIGHEHYSIDVVIGYFVTTRTFWWYHTMANTHTLRHAPSNYLSRTWWNVAFNFLERNVQTTVPIVFSWPVALPSSCRQRYRMVEGGRDE